A single window of Halobacteriovorax sp. GB3 DNA harbors:
- the metH gene encoding methionine synthase: MKKLTSRGNKLKKILEERIVFLDGAMGTMIQQYKLTEEDYRGDRYKDFPHDLKGNNDLLSITQPQIIKDIHKKYLEAGSDIIETNTFSGTKIAQADYHLEEAVYEINKRSAELAKEACLEFMSKNPGRECFVAGALGPTNKTASISPDVNNPAYRGVTFEELVENYYYQIEGLVDGGVDIILPETTFDTLNIKAAIYAIEKFFDDKEERLPVMLSVTITDASGRTLSGQTVEAFWNSVRHAKPLSVGINCALGAKEMRPYIEELSQIADCFISCYPNAGLPNPLSDTGYDETPNDTSSLLEEFADSEFLNLVGGCCGTTPAHIKAIRDKLFDKSPRKIKSIKEALFLSGLEPLNISQTENRPFYMVGERTNVTGSPRFAKLIKNSDFEAALDVARSQVENGANIIDINFDEGLLDSKACMIKFLNLVASEPDICKVPIMIDSSKWEVIEAGLKCIQGKGIVNSISLKEGEEVFKYQAQEIMRYGAATVVMAFDEKGQAATKEDKIRICKRAYDILVDEVGFPPTDIIFDPNILTVATGIEEHNNYAVDFIEAVREIKRLCPGALTSGGVSNISFSFRGNNVVREAMHSAFLYHSIQAGLDMGIVNAGMLEVYEDIDKELLTRVESVLLNKHDNATEELIEYAEKIKGSGKKKKEEESTWRLNSLEERISHSIVKGITTFIEEDTEEARQNLERPLDVIEGPLMNGMKVVGELFGAGKMFLPQVVKSARVMKQAVAYLEPFMEEEKKNNANSRQQGTFLIATVKGDVHDIGKNIVAVVLACNGYKVIDLGVMVSCDKIIEEAKKHNATIVGLSGLITPSLDEMIHIAKEFEREGLETPLLIGGATTSKAHTAIKIAKHYSGPIVHVADASLVIEVCNNLVNPSKKEKYISELKAAQEKTRIHFQSGTKKDRVIDFNTARENHFITDWNKIEISKPDFTGIKTLKKIPLEEIVPYIDWSPFFWTWELKGTYPKILGHEKYGEQARTLFQDASKMLERIIEEKRFNIEATYGIFPANSEGEDVHLYLDESRNSKIETLHFLRQQKEKVEHGQAYRCLSDYIAPKSSDRLDYIGGFIVSAGREVDEFAKHFEDMHDDYNSILVKAIGDRVAEATAEYLHKKVRDHFQYGKSESLSNEELIKEKYRGIRPAPGYPACPDHTEKEILWKILNADKESSVTLTENFAMNPPASVSGLYFCHPEAKYFNVGNLGKDQITEYAKRKAMSVSEIEKWLAPNLDYDPES; this comes from the coding sequence GACTTCCCTCACGATTTAAAAGGTAATAATGATCTTCTCAGTATCACTCAGCCTCAAATTATCAAAGATATTCACAAAAAATATCTCGAAGCTGGTTCAGACATTATTGAAACGAATACTTTTAGTGGAACGAAGATAGCTCAGGCTGACTATCATCTCGAAGAAGCTGTTTATGAGATCAATAAAAGATCTGCTGAGCTTGCTAAAGAAGCATGCCTTGAATTTATGAGTAAAAATCCAGGTAGAGAATGTTTTGTAGCTGGAGCTCTAGGTCCAACAAATAAAACAGCTTCCATTTCACCTGATGTAAATAACCCAGCTTATCGTGGTGTTACCTTCGAAGAGCTTGTAGAAAATTACTATTATCAAATAGAGGGTCTTGTTGATGGTGGAGTCGATATCATTTTGCCTGAGACAACATTTGATACTTTAAATATTAAGGCAGCAATCTACGCTATAGAAAAGTTCTTCGACGACAAAGAAGAAAGACTTCCGGTAATGCTTTCTGTAACAATAACTGATGCTTCGGGAAGAACTCTTTCAGGACAAACAGTTGAAGCTTTCTGGAACTCAGTTCGTCATGCTAAGCCTCTTAGTGTGGGAATTAACTGTGCCCTCGGTGCAAAAGAAATGCGCCCTTACATTGAAGAACTATCACAAATAGCTGACTGTTTTATTAGTTGCTACCCTAATGCAGGACTTCCTAATCCCTTAAGTGATACCGGTTATGATGAAACGCCAAACGATACTTCTAGCCTACTTGAAGAATTCGCTGACTCTGAGTTTTTAAATCTAGTTGGCGGTTGTTGCGGGACGACTCCGGCGCACATTAAGGCCATCCGCGATAAATTATTTGATAAATCACCAAGAAAAATAAAGTCTATAAAAGAAGCCCTCTTTTTGAGTGGGCTTGAGCCTCTTAATATTTCACAAACAGAGAATAGACCATTCTATATGGTTGGAGAGAGGACAAACGTAACGGGCTCTCCGCGCTTTGCCAAACTTATTAAGAATAGTGATTTTGAGGCTGCGCTCGATGTTGCGAGAAGTCAGGTAGAAAATGGTGCCAATATCATTGATATAAACTTTGACGAAGGCCTGCTCGATTCTAAAGCTTGCATGATTAAATTTTTAAATCTTGTCGCAAGTGAGCCAGACATCTGTAAAGTTCCTATTATGATTGATTCTTCAAAATGGGAAGTCATCGAAGCAGGACTTAAATGTATTCAAGGAAAAGGAATTGTAAATTCAATCTCTCTTAAAGAGGGTGAAGAAGTTTTCAAGTATCAAGCTCAAGAAATTATGAGATATGGTGCAGCCACTGTCGTCATGGCCTTTGATGAAAAAGGGCAAGCGGCAACAAAAGAAGATAAAATAAGAATTTGCAAGAGGGCCTACGATATTCTTGTTGATGAAGTTGGTTTCCCTCCTACTGATATTATCTTCGATCCAAATATTCTAACTGTTGCAACAGGTATTGAAGAACACAATAACTATGCCGTCGACTTCATTGAAGCTGTTCGAGAAATTAAGAGACTCTGTCCTGGTGCTCTAACAAGTGGAGGGGTATCAAATATATCTTTTTCATTTAGAGGAAACAATGTCGTTCGAGAGGCCATGCATTCGGCCTTTTTATATCACTCAATTCAAGCTGGACTTGATATGGGTATCGTTAATGCTGGAATGCTTGAAGTTTACGAAGATATTGATAAAGAATTACTCACAAGAGTTGAATCAGTTCTTCTTAATAAGCACGACAATGCGACAGAAGAGTTGATTGAGTATGCAGAAAAAATCAAAGGTTCTGGTAAAAAGAAAAAAGAAGAAGAATCGACGTGGAGACTCAATTCACTAGAAGAGAGAATTTCACACTCAATTGTTAAAGGGATAACAACTTTTATTGAAGAAGATACTGAAGAGGCTCGTCAAAATCTTGAAAGACCTCTCGATGTCATCGAAGGGCCTCTCATGAATGGCATGAAAGTCGTAGGGGAACTTTTTGGTGCTGGAAAGATGTTTCTTCCACAAGTTGTAAAGAGTGCAAGAGTTATGAAACAAGCTGTTGCCTATCTCGAACCTTTCATGGAAGAAGAAAAGAAAAATAATGCCAATTCTCGTCAGCAAGGAACGTTTCTAATTGCTACCGTAAAGGGTGATGTTCACGATATTGGTAAGAATATTGTAGCTGTTGTACTTGCTTGTAATGGTTATAAAGTTATCGATTTGGGCGTTATGGTTTCTTGTGACAAGATTATTGAAGAAGCGAAAAAACACAACGCAACGATTGTTGGACTCTCTGGACTCATTACCCCTTCTCTCGATGAAATGATTCATATTGCCAAAGAATTTGAAAGAGAAGGCCTAGAGACACCTCTTCTTATTGGAGGGGCAACGACAAGTAAGGCCCATACAGCGATCAAGATTGCTAAACACTATAGTGGACCAATTGTTCATGTCGCCGATGCATCACTAGTTATAGAAGTATGTAATAACCTTGTTAATCCAAGTAAAAAAGAAAAATACATAAGTGAGCTGAAGGCTGCACAAGAAAAAACTCGTATTCACTTTCAATCAGGTACAAAAAAAGATCGAGTCATTGACTTTAACACTGCTCGTGAAAATCATTTCATTACAGATTGGAATAAAATAGAAATATCAAAACCTGATTTCACAGGTATTAAAACTTTAAAAAAGATTCCTCTAGAAGAGATCGTTCCCTATATTGATTGGTCTCCTTTCTTTTGGACTTGGGAACTGAAAGGAACCTACCCTAAAATTCTCGGTCATGAAAAATATGGGGAGCAGGCAAGAACATTATTTCAAGATGCTTCCAAGATGCTAGAGAGAATTATTGAGGAAAAGCGTTTTAACATAGAAGCAACTTACGGAATTTTTCCTGCTAATTCAGAAGGAGAAGATGTTCACCTCTATTTAGACGAATCGAGAAATTCTAAGATCGAAACGTTACACTTTTTACGTCAGCAAAAAGAAAAAGTTGAGCATGGACAAGCCTATCGCTGCCTAAGTGATTACATTGCTCCAAAAAGTAGTGATCGTCTCGACTATATTGGAGGATTCATTGTTTCCGCTGGTCGTGAAGTTGATGAATTTGCCAAGCACTTCGAAGATATGCACGATGATTATAACTCTATTCTAGTTAAGGCCATCGGAGACCGCGTTGCCGAAGCGACAGCAGAATATCTACATAAGAAAGTGAGAGATCATTTTCAATACGGTAAGAGTGAATCTCTCAGTAATGAAGAGCTCATCAAGGAAAAGTACAGAGGAATAAGGCCCGCTCCAGGTTATCCAGCCTGCCCAGACCATACAGAGAAAGAGATTTTATGGAAAATTCTAAACGCAGATAAAGAGAGTTCTGTCACATTGACTGAAAACTTTGCAATGAATCCTCCAGCATCTGTTTCAGGTCTCTATTTTTGTCATCCAGAGGCAAAGTATTTCAATGTAGGAAACCTAGGGAAAGATCAAATCACTGAATATGCCAAAAGAAAGGCCATGTCGGTTAGCGAAATTGAAAAATGGCTCGCACCAAATCTTGATTATGATCCGGAGTCCTAA